In Leptospira perdikensis, one genomic interval encodes:
- a CDS encoding HipA family kinase produces the protein MLVVSKILELYKGSSFPVKIQTNNGNTYILKMKGAGNGAKSLIQEFIVNRVGHLIGFPIPNVQPVLIPDEFPWTFGTDEFDDLVKKSFGINLALDYIENQRDKIEIELNSLNEELRNQVKAIDFFFKNFDRTIQSNNFLKDQTGKIWIIDHGSCEFLNDSLMKESKLLPSNHIYKSEPVQNDPYLIKILQFDFEPFIQEVPKSWLNEIGLQKNDLRLILRNRVQWILSAFSS, from the coding sequence ATGTTAGTTGTATCTAAGATTCTCGAACTTTACAAAGGAAGTTCCTTTCCCGTTAAGATCCAAACAAACAATGGAAATACTTACATTCTCAAAATGAAAGGAGCCGGGAATGGTGCAAAAAGCCTAATCCAAGAATTTATTGTCAATAGAGTCGGCCATCTCATTGGATTCCCTATTCCCAATGTACAGCCAGTCCTTATCCCTGACGAGTTCCCTTGGACTTTCGGAACCGATGAATTCGATGATTTGGTAAAAAAGAGTTTTGGCATTAACTTAGCTCTGGATTATATAGAGAACCAAAGAGACAAAATAGAAATAGAACTTAACTCTTTGAATGAAGAGTTAAGAAACCAAGTGAAAGCAATTGATTTCTTTTTTAAAAATTTCGACAGAACCATTCAAAGTAATAATTTTCTAAAAGACCAAACAGGCAAAATTTGGATCATCGACCACGGAAGTTGCGAATTCCTAAATGATTCGTTAATGAAAGAATCAAAATTGCTTCCATCCAATCATATTTATAAATCCGAGCCCGTTCAAAATGATCCGTATCTTATCAAAATACTACAATTTGATTTTGAACCATTCATCCAAGAGGTCCCCAAATCATGGTTAAACGAAATCGGGCTTCAAAAAAATGACCTCAGACTGATCTTACGTAACAGAGTGCAATGGATACTATCTGCATTTTCATCATAA